The nucleotide window TTCCTCGTTGGTGCGCCGCCAGATAGTCGACGCCCGAGTGGGAGACCGTCGCCCGGTGGAGGAGGTGCTGTGAAGTCACCAGACGTGTGCCAGTCCGTGCCATTGAGGTTGACGGCGCATCCTGCCGTTCGGAGCCGGGTCGCCAATGCCTGGCGACTCGCCGGGTTGTTGGACAGTCGGATTGCATGGCGTCCAGCAACATCACTGAACGGTCGCACCTCACCCACTTCCACGAGCACCGTTCGCTTGGCGTCACGGCCTAACGCCATGCCAGCTTCGAACAGCACGTTGGGACGAGCTTGTGGCGCGGGCCGCGTTTCATGATCATTCTCGCCATGGCCGTAGCGGGGCTGTAGATACGCCACCTCATCGGGTGTCATCAGGACGACTACAGCAGTTGCATGCTCGAAGGCGGCATCGAGCACCTGCCCGATGTAGGGAGAGCCCTCGCCTGTGAGTTCAACAGCGCTTGTCCACTCCATTGGTGACAAGTTGATACTCCGTAGGAAATCGAATATCGATCTACGGAGCGCCTCATTGCGACCATGCACGACGAACACGGAGCGATTATTACTCGGACTGTTCAAGTGGGTCTCCTCCTAGAGAATCAGGCTCATCTTCGGTGGACAAGCTTCACCCGCCACGATAGATGGTGCTCCTGACAAACGCTGGGCATCTGGTCGTCGGTGCTGCATAAGCCGAACCCTCTGCGCGCGATGGGCGCGCCGCCGGCTAGCTAACTGGCCGAAAGCCGGTCCTTCTGGCTGTGAGGTTGACCGTCGCCTACTTTGGGAAGTACCGCCAAGTGCCCTCTGTGAAGATGTCCACAGCGTCGTCGGTCACGCTGATGGCCGTCTGATCATCGATGGCGTAGGACGGGTGGCCTATACCGGCCGCCCATCTTTCTGCTGCCGCAAGCGAATTGCCGGGTCCCCCATCCGGCGCGAGGTGCGGACAGATTGAAAAGTGAACTACTCCCAATGCGCTGTCGTCACCCGTTGCCGGCTTCCAGCCGACGAACTCTCGACCGATCTGCGGAGTCATCACCATGCTGCCAGCGCTCATCCCAACCCACACAGTTTTCGTCAGGGACAGGAACATGTCGGCCAGACCCGAGTGCTGCAGCCAGTGGTTGAGGTATAGCGCGTCACCGCCAGCCGCCAGTAACACGTCGGTCTCAAGAACGAGTGGCTTCCACCGCTCTTCATCGATGCTCGGCAGCGCAGTCAATTCCAGCACGCCGACCGATCTCCATCCCAAGTTGACCATGGGATTCTCGGATCTCCCGCTGATAAATTCCCAGGCCTTGACGCCGGGGCCGACCCACGGGTGACCATATTGGGCGGTGGGAATGCACAGTGCGCTGGACTCGCTGATGGGCTTGCCGAGAAGTTGTTCGAGCGCAGTGAGGATCGTTGGATTGGTGACGCCCGCCGAAGTGAGAAGAAGCTTCACGGCGCCATCTTAGTGGCTGCGGCTGCCGCTGCCACTCGAACGGCCATCAGATGCACGTAAACCCGGCACGATGAAAAGCCCCGTGAAGGCCCGATAAGTGCAACACTGAAATGGTGAAGATCGGCTACGCGCGAGTCTCTACACACGAACAAGACCTAACCATTCAAAGGGAAGGCCTGGCCGCTCTCGGAGTAGAGGCGGACAACACTTACGTCGACCACGGGCTGACCGGCACCAACCGCGCTCGCCCCGGACTCCTTCAGGCAATGGCGGCCGTGAGAACAGGTGACACCCTCGTCGTCACCAAACTTGACCGGCTTGCGCGGTCGCTGCCGGACGCGCGGGACATCGCCGATGAACTCACCCGAAAAGGTGTGTCGCTAAGCCTGGGTAACAGCGTCTACGATCCGACTGACCCGGTGGGCCGTCTCATGTTCAACGTGCTCGGCATGGTCGCCGAGTTCGAGTCAGACCTGATTCGAGCCCGCACGCGCGAAGGCATGGCCGTTGCGAAAGCCAAAGGCCGGCTGCGGGGCAAGCCACCCAAACTGTCTCTCACTCGCCGCCGTCACCTATACGAGCTGGTCGACGAAGACAAGTACACACAGATGGAATTGGCCGAGATATTCTCAGTCTCCCGGACGACTATCTATCGTGAGATCAAAAGACGCGCTGCGACGACGAGATCCTGAACCCGCTACCGCGTAAGCCTGCTGCGGAACAGCAGATACACAAAGTATGGCGCACCGAGCAATGCGGTCAGCAGACCCGCCGGAAGCTGCGCCGGAGCGATCATCGTCCGGCCGATCATGTCGCCCACACACACCAGCAACGCGCCCAGCAGCATCGCCGTCGGGATCGCGAGCTTATGCCTCGAACCCACCAGCGCACGGGCGGCATGCGGCGCCACCAGCCCCACGAACCCAATGACACCGATCCCGGCCACCGAAGACCCCGTCAGCACCACTGCACAGACCAACAGGATCAGCCGCGACCGCGGAACCGCAATCCCGAGCAGCTTGGGAGTGTCCTCATCGAGGGCCAGCAGGTCCTGAGCCCGGTGCAGCGACCCAATGATCGGTACAGTCAACAACAAAGCAACCGCCATCGGAATCAGATGGTCCATCGATCGGCCGTAGGTGGACCCGGACAGCCAGGTCAGCGCCTTCGCCTCGTTCCACGGGTCCGTAAGCACAATGAGCAGAGTGATCGCGGCCATGGCAGCAGCCGAAACCCCGATCCCCACCAGCACAAACCGGTCAGTCTGGAGCCCGCCACGGAAAGCCAGACCGAAGACGACGGCGGCAGCCACCGCCGCTCCCACACCGGCCGCCCCAGCGATCAGCCAGAACCCGGCCAGCGGGACGAAGGTGATGACAGCGATCGCGCCAATCCCGGCACCCCCGGACACTCCGATGATCGACGGCTCCGCCAACGGGTTCCGGCTCACCGCCTGGATCGCCGTCCCGGCCAGCGCCAGCGATGCACCGGCGAGCAGCGCCGCCCCAACACGCGGGAAGCGCGCGTCCATCACACTCGACACCACCGGTCCGGCCTGACCCGAAATCCAATTGGCAACGTCCCCCAGCAGCAGCTTCGCGTCACCGAGGAGGAGCCCGGCAACGGTGCCCGCAACGAGCAGAAGGGCAAGCAACACCACGACGACGGCGCCCGCACCCGGGCGCGTTCCCCCCAGGGACACTGAGCGCGCCTCCCGCGTGGGCCCCGAGGTCCGCATCCGATGCGCAAGGATCACAAGGAAGACCGCACCGAACATGGTGGTCACCACACCCGTCGGTACTTCCACAGCGCTCTGCGCCCCGACCAGCGCGCGCAGCAGGACGTCCGCGCCGAGGACGAGGAAGATGCCCATAAGGGCTGACGCGAGGATGAGTGCAACGTGCCGGTGAAGTCCCGGAATCTTCGCGGCGGCGAGCCGGACAATGGCGGGCGCGGCGAGGCCGACAAAACCGATCGGGCCCGAAATGGTGACCGCCGCGGCCGCGAGCAGGACGGCGAGCACAATCGCCAGCACCTGCGTCCCACGGACGTTGATCCCCAGCACCCGCGCCTGGTCATCCCCGAGGGTGAGCAGATCCAGTGAGCGCGATTTCAGGAGCAGGATGACCAGCACCACGCCGATCAGCGGGGCGAGGACCACGAACTTGTCCATCCCGCTCTGCCCGAGGGAACCTGCGCCCCACGCGAACAGTCCGCGCGTCTCCTGGGCGAAGAGGATGAGGAGGGTCTGGGTCAGGGCGGCAAACGCCAGCGCGATGGCTGATCCCGCGAGGACCAGCCGCACGCTGCCGGACTGGCCGGAGCCCGCCAGTGCCAGCACCAGGGCTGCCGCGCCAATCCCGCCGAGGAAAGCCACGCCGACGGCGCCGAGCAGCGGAACCTGCAAGCCAACCGCCGCGACAGCCACGATGGCCAGGTGCGCACCGGCATTGACGGCAAGTGTGTCGGGTGAGGCCAGTGCGTTGCGGGAGACGGACTGCATGATTACACCCGCCACCCCGAGTGCTACACCGACCAGAACTCCGGCTACGAGCCGCGGCACCCGGCTGGCGCCGACGATGGCGGCCGTCTCGGCGTCGTCGTTCCCTAGCAAGAGGCCCAGAATGTCCGCCGCATTGACCGTAGAGGTGCCCTGAGTGATGTGCACCAGCGCGAGGAGCGCGGTGGCCGTGCCGATGAGCAGGCCAAACACCGCAAGCCGGAACCCTGGCCTCGCGTCAGCAACCCGTTCAGCTGAGGAGGCGGCGCGGGTCAGAGTTTCCGGCGGCATAGTGCGTTTTACTTCTCGGTTACAGCGGAGACGGCCGCGTCGATAACCTGCTCCATCGACGTCGGTCCACCGAACATCCAGATCGAGTCGGGGAAGCGCTGCACGTTGCCGGCTTCCACGAACGGCAGGGACTTCCAGATAGCGTTGTCCGCGAGCTCGTCCTGGTAGGGGTCGCCGAAGGTGTCATTGGCGATGTACCAGAAGCGGGTGTCCTCGGGGAGCGCGGTGAGGCCCTCGACATCGGTCTGTGCGAGGCCGTACACCGGATCACCTTCCTGCTCCCACGCGTTCTCGAAACCGATCTCGGCGAGCACATCGGACACCAGTGACCCGGTGGCAAACGGGCGGATGGAGACGCTGCCCGCGTCAACGTACGCGTCCGAGAAGGCAACCGGAGCGCCTGCTGCACCGGCTTCCCCGACGGCCGCGTTTCCCTCTGCAACCTTGGCCTCAAAGTTCGCCTTGAGCTCTGCTGCCTGATCCCCGGTTCCGGTGGCCTTCGCGATGAGGTCCAGGTTCTCGAACATCTGGCCGATATTGTCGGCAGCGTCTCCGCCCGGAACCACGATCACCGGAATGGTCTTCTCAATCTGCTCGATGGCGCCTTCAACCAGCTGGTCGGTGACCAGTACCAGATCGGGTTCAAGGGCAACGAGGGAGTCGATGCTCGGTTCTCCGCGGAGGCCGATGTCCGTCACGGTGTCATCCAGCGGAGCGGAGCTCACCCACGTGTTGTAGCCCTCGATGTCCGAGACGCCCACCGGCATGACGCCGAGGGATACGAGGTTTTCAACGACGTTCCACTCGGTGCCGGCGACACGCTGGGCGGGTCCGTCGAGGACAACTTCCTTGCCTCGGGCGTCGGTGATGGTGATGGACTCACCCGATGCTGCAGCAGATTCTTCCGTGCTGCCCGCTGCGTCTTCGGTGGTGCCGCAGGCGGAGAGCGCGAGCATGGCAACTGCCGCGAGGGCAGCGAGGATCTTCGGTTGTTTCATGGGGGTCATTTCTCTGCGGGCGCGATAGGCGCGTTCGATGGGTTGAACGGGAAATTAGGAAGCTTGCAGGACAGTGGCCGAATGATTGCCGACGGCGTTATGGCGCCCCACGGCGCGGGTATGGACAGTGCCGCCGGAGATGGTGACATCCACCCGCACGCCGTAGGCGGCCGAGAGGTTCTCCGCCGTGAGCACCTCAAGCGGAGTTCCCTGGGCGAGCACGGCGCCGCTCTCGAGAAGCACCACGTGGTCAGCGATCGCCGCCGCCTGGTCCAGATCATGGAGCACGACGCCGACAGTCACCCCGTGATGGCTCGCCAGGTCCCGGACGACGTCGAGAATTTCCACCTGGTAGCGGAGGTCGAGGTACGTGGTGGGCTCATCGAGGAGCAGCACCCCGGTGTCCTGGGCAAGACAACTGGCGAGCCAGACGCGCTGCAATTGCCCGCCGGACAGGGCGGCCACCGGCCGGTCGGCGAGCTCCGCGGTACGGCTGAGCTCCATCGCATGGGCGACGAAGGCGGCGCCCCGCGCATCCGTGCCGGACCAGCGGGCACGGTGCGGGTGACGGCCGAAGTCCACCACTTCGCGCACAGTGATGCCCGCAGGTACGGGCCGGCTCTGGGCCAGGAGGGTGATCTTCCGGGCGAATTCCTTCGGTGACAGCGCAAACACGTCGGCGCCGTCGGAAGTGGTGACGCTGCCAGCGTCTGCGGTGTGCAGGCGGGCAATGGTGCGCAGCAGGGTCGATTTCCCGCTGCCATTCGGCCCGATCAACGCCGTGACCGCCCCTGGCTTGAGCGCAAACGAGACGTCCTGCACCGCGGGCTGGCGGCCATAGGAGATGCTGACGCCATCGATATCGAGGCCGCCGGGCGCGGTGCGGAACACAGGTTCAGTAAGGGTCACCCCATTAAGGTAAGGCGATCCTTAGTGATCTGACAAACATTACGCAACAGAAGCGTTGCGTAATTGCGGCATCAGCGGATTACCGCGTACCAGATCAACAGCATGGTCACGAAGAACCCGGTCACATAGTTCAGCCACAGGAACCGTTCCCAACCGCGGTGGGCGAGCTCGGCGTCGTCGTCCTCCAATGAACCAAAGGGGACGATATTGACCACGTACAGCAGAACCAGGAAGGAGGCCAACGGCCCCGGCCACGGAGTGAAGAGCAGGAGAGCACCGCTGACCAGATAGGAGGCGATGGCAAACCTCACGGTCGCCCGGCCACCGGTCACCGTCGCAATGGAGGCGATACCGCCGGCCCGGTCAGCCACGACGTCCTGCACCGCGCCGAACGCCTGGCTCGCCACGCCCCACAGGAAAAACGAGGCCAGCAGTGCCCACAGCGCCGGCGTGAACTCGGCCTGCGCCAGCACCAGCCCATAGACTGCCGGGCTGACAAAGTGCGTGCTTGAGGTGAGTGAGTCCAGGAAGGGGCGTTCCTTGAAACGGAGTTTCGGAGCGCTGTACGCAATCACCGCGAAGACACTGATGGCCAGCACCAGCCAGGACAACGGCCCGCCCAGCAAAACCAATGCCACGAGGAACGGCACATTCGTGGCGATCGCCGCGCGGAGGGTGGTCGCGTGCATGGTGCGGTCGAGCACGGCCCCTTCCACGCCGCCCTTGCGCGGATTCCGGAGGTCCGACTCGTAGTCGAACACGTCATTGATCCCGTACATCGCCAGGTTGTAGGGGATCAGGAAGTAGAGCGTTCCAAGAATCCAGGCGAGGTCGATCTGCCCGGCGGTCAGCACGTAAGCGGCCGCGAACGGAAACGCCGTGTTCACCCAGGACAGCGGGCGCGAGGACACCAGCAGGGTGGAAAGGGTCTTCATGGCTGCCGCTTCCCCGCGCGTTTGCCGAGCAGGATCCACAGCGCGGGCAGTAGAAGCACCGCGGCCACGGGGTAGGCGAAGTCCTCAATCGGAGCGAACCCGATGTAGACGCCGGAGATCAGCTCCCGGTCATAACTGAAGAGCCCGAACGCGATCATCATGCTGTCAAACACAGCGGTGAGAATCAGGACGACGACGGCAGCGGCACCTGCCGCAACGAGTGCAGTCCCGCGTCTGCCGTCCTTCAACGCAGCCGCTGCGAGGCCGCCGACAAGAAGCGCCGGAAGGAGGAACACCGCATTGAGGGCCCAGTAGGTCACGGCTGCCCTCCCGGCTCGTCCGACAGTTGCCGTGCGCCCCGGGGACTGCTGTTGCGCTCCGCGATGATCCGCCGGAACCACAGGAACAGGTTCATGACCAGATAACACAGGAAGGCGAGAAAGATCGGTTCCTCCAACGGCAACTCCGGCGCGAGCATCACCCCCGTCATCGCGGTGGCGCCCCGGTAGAAGATTCCGAGCCCTATTCCCGCGAGGTCCCACACGAGGAAGAACAGCACTCCGGTGACAAGAACGACGGCGGCCCGGCGGGGATCGTCCCAGAAGAAAAGGCGGAGGCGCTGGTCGAGAAGCATCATGCAGCCCAGCGAGACCAGCAGGAACAGCAGATAGGCAGCGCCCATCACGTGACCGTGTTTTCGCGGACCCTGCCGGCCCGCAGCGGCACGGGAAGCGGGCCGGTACTCAGGTCCCTGCGCAGCCGCTTGATCACCAGTTCGGCACTGATCAGGCACATCGGGATCCCGATGCCGGGGATGGTGGAGCCGCCCGCGTAGTACAGGCCCTGGACCTTGCGGCTGACATTGCCCGCGCGGAAGAACGCGCTCTGCTGCAGCGTGTGGGCCGGGCCAAGCGAGGTCCCCTTCCACGAGTGGTAGTCCCGCTCGAAGTCCGCCGGACCGTAGCTGCGCCGGAGCACTATGCGGTCCGCGAGGTCCGGGATGCCGGCCCATTCGCCGAGCTGTTCGATGACGGCATCCGCGACGCGCTCGATGCGCTCGCCGCCCGCACCTCCCAGGCTGGGATCCGCCGGAATCGGGACCAGGACAAAGACGTTCTCGTGTCCGTCCGGTGCCACCGTGGGATCCGTGGCACTCGGTTTGCACACATACATGGACGCGGGCGTGGGAATGAAGGGAGTCCGTCCGAAGATCGCGCGGAAGTTTTCCTCCCAGTCACCGGTGAACAGCAGTGTGTGGTGCTGCAGTTCAGGCAGCTCTCCGCGGACGCCCAGGTAGAGCAGCAGGGCGCTGGGTCCGGCTGTGCTGCGGTTCCAGTAACGCTGGGGGTAGGTCTGCAGCTCGCGGGGGAGCAGCGTGGTTTCGGTATGGTGAAGGTCCGCTGCGGAGACGACGACGTCGGCGGCGATGGTTCGCTCCGCCCCGTCAGCCGAGCGGTAGCTCACCCCGCGTACGGCTGCGGGACGCTTGCGGGATGCCGTGGCGGTGGTGTCGATCCCGGTGACCTCGGCACCCGTGGTGATGGTGACGCCGGCTTTTCGGGCCAGGCCCTCCAGTGCGTCCACCAGCCGGGTGAACCCGCCCATGGGATAGAGCACGCCGTCGTCGAGGTCCAGGTGGCTCATCAGGTGGTACATGCTCGGCGCCGTGAACGGCGAGGTCCCGAGGAACACCGCAGGGTATTCGAGGATCTGCTGCAGCCGCGGGTCGCTCACATAACGGCGCGCGTAGTTGTGGAGCGGTTCCAGCAGCAGGCGGCCGAGCCGCGGCAGGCGCCCGAGCACGTCCGGCGTCAGCAGCGAAGTGAACGATTCGAAGGTCGAGTAGAGGAACCGGCGGGTGGCCATGGTGTAGGTGTCCGCAGCGGAATCAAGGTACTGCTCCAGCTTCGCGCCGGCACCCGGTTCCAGCCGCTCGAAGAGCTCCACCACCCGGTGCCGCTCGGCGGGAACATCAACGGGTTCGGGGTACCCCTCGGACAGGAGCCGGTAGCCCGGATCGAGCTTCACGAGGTCCAGCTGCTCATCGGCCGAGGTGCCCAGCAGCCGGAAATAGTGGTCGATCACCTCCGGCATGAGGTACCAGGAGGGGCCCGCGTCGAACCGGAAGCCGTCCTCGCTCCAGGAGCCGGCCCTGCCGCCCACGGCGTCCTGCTTTTCCAGCACCGTGACGGAATGGCCCTCCGTGGCCAACAGCGCCGCGGTTGCCAGTCCGCTGATACCGCCACCGATGACGACGACGGCGCGTCCGGACGGTGTGCGTGCCTTCACTGTGCCTCCACGCGGGACGGATCCGGGCTGGAGGGTTCCAGCCCGCGCTTGCCGGTGAGGACAGCGGCCGCGATCCGCAGCTTCACCGTGTTGGGCACGCTGATCCGTGTGCGCATCAGTTCCGAGGCAGGGGTTGCGCGGATGCGTCCGGCCAGTTCGGCGAAGAGTTCCTGCGCCAGCGCCACGGCTCTGCGGCTGGACGGCGGCAATCCGCGAAGCACGGCGCGGGATTCGCGCAGATCGTGCTCGATATCCGCAAGCAGCCGTTCCTTGTGCGCCTCGTCGAAGTTGGCGGGGGAGACGTCCGGAAAGTAGCTGCGGCCAAGCGACTCGAAGTCTTCGGCGAGGTCCCGGAGGAAGTTGACCTTCTGGAAGGCAGCACCGAGGTGCCGGGCGCCGCGCTCAAGCCTCGCGGTTTCCTCCGCGCTCACGGCGTGCCCGTCGAGGAAGCACTTCAGGCACATCAGCCCGACTACCTCCGCGGATCCGTAGACGTACACGGCGAAGGACTCGGGTGTGTGTTCCGCCTGCTCGAGGTCCGCACGCATGGAGGCAAAGAACGGGCAGGTCAGGTCAGTGCCGATCCCGGTGCGGCGGGCAGTGTGGGCAAAGGCGTGAACTACCAGGTTGGTGCTGTACCCGCTGCTCAGTGCGCGTTCGGTCTCGCGTTCAAACTCGTCAAGCTGGCGCCGGGTCTCCTCAGGAGTCAGTCCCGCGGCGGAGGTGACGCCGTCGACAATCTCATCAGCAACCCGCACCAGCGCGTACACGGACTCCACCTGGCGCCGCACGCTGCCCTCGAACAACCGGGAAGCCAACCCGAAGGAGGTCGAGTAGGAGCGCAGCACCACCGCGGAGGACTTCAGGGCCGCGGCCGTGTAATCAGCGAGCGCATCGCGGTCCCGGCTCACGCCCGGACCCTTTCGCTGACGACGTCGGTGATGGGCGCCAGACCATCGCGGAGGGCCTGCGGTACATACGGTTCCACGAGGGCCTGCAGCGCCCGCTCGGTCAGATCGGCGGCAAGACGGGTGGCCTGGTCACGCGCACCGGATTCAATCAGCAGCTCGCGGACCTCCGCCGCACCGGAGGCGGTCAGGTCCGCATCCGCCAGCAGCGCAGCGATCCGGGGCCACTGCGGCTGGTCCGCGGCGTAGGAGATCAGCGCCGTGCGTTTGCCCTCGCGCAGGTCACTCCAGCCCACTTTGCCCGTGCGGCTCTCGTCGCCGAAGACGCCGATCAGGTCATCGGCCACCTGGTACGCAATCCCGATGCACCGGCCGAACTCTCCCAGCGCGTTCACCAGCAGGTGATCGCCGCCGGCAAGCACAGCGCCGGCCTGCAGCGGCGCTTCGAAGGAATAGACAGCCGTTTTCAGCCGGGCCATGTCGAGCACTTCCTCGACGGGCTGCGGTGTTGGATCAAAAGGAGCTAGCACATCAAGTAGTTCGCCGGCCGCGGACGCAAAGATGGCTTCATCGAGAAGATCTCCCAACCGCTGCCGGGTAGCGAGGTCTGTGTCCACCTCGCCGAGCAGCCGGTAGGCGTTGGAGAGCGCCAGATCACCGGCGATCACTCCGACGGACAGCCCGGCGTGCTCGGCCCGCGAGGGACTGCTTCCCTGCGCGGCGGCGAGGTTGCGGTACGTCCCTGAGACGTTGGGTACTCCGCGGCGGGCGAAGTCCCGGTCCACGACGTCGTCGTGCACGATCAGCGAGGTGTGGAGGAGTTCGAAGGACGCGGCGACGGTTGCCGCCGTGGTCCTTTCAGTTCCGCCCAGCAGGCTGTAGACGGTCATCACGAGGCGGGGGCGGAATCGCTTGCCTCCCACGGTGCACGTTTCGAGGTGCTCCCACATGGTGCGGTAATCGGGGTGCATCGCTTCGGCGCGGGATTTGGACCGGGCGAAGAAGGACGTCAGGACGTCATCCACCAGCTGGCTGTCGGTGGATCCAGCCAGTGTGATCTCCTTGTCCATAGGTAAAGTAAACACGCGTCACCCATTGGAGGGAAATGAACCGCACCGCAGAGCTCGTTGTCCTGGCGGCCGACGACGGAACGCCCGTCGGCACGGCGGACAAGGCGACGGTCCATTCCACCTCCACGCCGCTGCATCTGGCCTTCTCCACGCATGTGTATGACGACGACGGCCGCATCCTGATCACGCGCCGCGCGCTATCCAAGCGCACCTGGCCGGGCGTGTGGACCAACTCGTTCTGCGGCCACCCGAGCCCGGGTGAGGCAACTGAAGATGCCGTGGCGCGCCGCGCGGACCACGAGCTGGGGTTGCGGCTGGATCTGGTGGAACTGCGGCTTCCGGACTTTCGGTACCGGGCCGTGGATGCGTCGGGCGTGGTGGAAAACGAAATCTGCCCGGTCTACAGCGCACGCGCCGTTTCCCCGGTAAACCCCCGCGCGGATGAGGTGATGCAGGTGCAGTGGGCGGACCCCCTGCAGCTAACGGCCGCCGTCGCCGCCGCGCCCTGGGCCTTCAGCCCGTGGCTGACCCTGCAGCTTCCGCTGCTCTATCCCGAACGGTTCCCTGCCTCCGCCTGATCCCCTGCCCCAGTCCGATGCCCGGTCACGAGCCTGACTCCGGTCACGAGCTCGGTGCCCGACGACGGCGCTCCCGGTTCTCGTGCAGTGTCCAGCTCCAGCGTTCCCATGGCGGTGCCTGCCGCCAGTGCAGGGCCAGCGTGTGAACGGCCCGCGTGAAACGCAGCCGGGCCTTCCGGCCGCCCTCGAGTGCACGCGCGGAAATCCCCACCTTGAGTGACCGGTCGTACGCCGTGCGTTGGGTGGGGTACAGCGCGAAGCCGAAGTCGACGTCGTCGTGCACTTCCGCGTCATCGCGGTGGATCCGGGAACGCACGCTCTCCCAATCCGTGCGCCGGAAGGCGCAGTTGGAACCGAAGGGCGGCCAATGGCCGATGGCCAGCCCCATCGACAGGAAATAGCCCTGCATATAGGCGACGGCGGCGATGCGGGCGCGGAGGGGAGTGGTGCCGTAGAACACGCCGGGACCGGTGAGGACCGCGAGGTCCGGTTCCGCGTCGAAGCGGTCTGCGATGCGTTGGAGCCAGTCAGCGGGCGGGATGGTGTCGGCGTCGCAGCGGACAATGATGCTGCCGAGCGCGGCGTCGTAGCCGGTGGAGGCAGCAGCAGCGATCCCGGGCACCGGCTCCGTCAGCACACGGGCACCGAAGCGGACAGCCACCTCCGCGCTGTCGTCGGTGGAATTGTTGTCCACCACGATGACCTCGAGCGGGGCCGTTGTCTGCGCGGCGAGTGCTTCAAGGCAGCGAGTCAGGGGACCGGCGTCGTCCTTGCAGGGAATCACCACGGACAGGGACGGCATGTGCTGATCCTAATGGCTAGGCTTGGATTCATGATCGCCGACCTCATCCGCCGGCCGGCTACGCACGCCGAAGTCGCAGCGGACGGCGTGCGGGCCGCAGCCGTACTCAGCACCATTGTGATGGTGTTCTGGTGGGGGCCGGTGGATGTCGCGGTGTTCTTCCTCGCGCTCGGGGGGCTCACCCTCTCCCGCTATGCGCGTCCGCATCCGGTGTTCGATGCCGTCTACGGGTGCGCGCTGATGTTCGCCTGCTGGAGCAGCGTGCTGAATGTGTATGAGCTGATTTCCTGGTGGGACCTGCTGGTGCACTGCGTCTGCACCGGGCCCGTGGCCGGCATGGCGTATGTGCTTGCATCGCACGTGGGGGTGTTGCCTGCCGCCGGACACACGCGCCGGGACCGGGTGGGCGTGGTGCTGCAGGTGGTGCTTCTCGGCATTGCGCTCAGCGTCCTCTGGGAGTTCGCCGAGTGGGCCGGTGATGCCTGGGTGACTGAGGATATCTATGTCACCTATGCGGACACCATGGGTGACCTCGCCGTTGCCACCCTCGGGTCACTCGCGGCCGGAATCTTCCTCGCCGCGCTCACCCGGGAGCGGCAGCCCACCCTGCATAATTAGCGCACCGTTGCGCCGGTGATACGCCGGTGCTCATTGCTGATCCTCTTCCTCGGCGCGGTCGATGGCCTTTCCGAGCCGATCGCGCTCCTTGCGGATCCAGCTTCCGCCCCCATAGTTCTGCATGAAGGACTCGGCGAACTCGGTTGGATCCGTGCCCACCACGTTCCGGATGGGCGTGC belongs to Arthrobacter tumbae and includes:
- a CDS encoding lycopene cyclase domain-containing protein, which translates into the protein MTYWALNAVFLLPALLVGGLAAAALKDGRRGTALVAAGAAAVVVLILTAVFDSMMIAFGLFSYDRELISGVYIGFAPIEDFAYPVAAVLLLPALWILLGKRAGKRQP
- a CDS encoding polyprenyl synthetase family protein: MDKEITLAGSTDSQLVDDVLTSFFARSKSRAEAMHPDYRTMWEHLETCTVGGKRFRPRLVMTVYSLLGGTERTTAATVAASFELLHTSLIVHDDVVDRDFARRGVPNVSGTYRNLAAAQGSSPSRAEHAGLSVGVIAGDLALSNAYRLLGEVDTDLATRQRLGDLLDEAIFASAAGELLDVLAPFDPTPQPVEEVLDMARLKTAVYSFEAPLQAGAVLAGGDHLLVNALGEFGRCIGIAYQVADDLIGVFGDESRTGKVGWSDLREGKRTALISYAADQPQWPRIAALLADADLTASGAAEVRELLIESGARDQATRLAADLTERALQALVEPYVPQALRDGLAPITDVVSERVRA
- the crtI gene encoding phytoene desaturase family protein, with product MKARTPSGRAVVVIGGGISGLATAALLATEGHSVTVLEKQDAVGGRAGSWSEDGFRFDAGPSWYLMPEVIDHYFRLLGTSADEQLDLVKLDPGYRLLSEGYPEPVDVPAERHRVVELFERLEPGAGAKLEQYLDSAADTYTMATRRFLYSTFESFTSLLTPDVLGRLPRLGRLLLEPLHNYARRYVSDPRLQQILEYPAVFLGTSPFTAPSMYHLMSHLDLDDGVLYPMGGFTRLVDALEGLARKAGVTITTGAEVTGIDTTATASRKRPAAVRGVSYRSADGAERTIAADVVVSAADLHHTETTLLPRELQTYPQRYWNRSTAGPSALLLYLGVRGELPELQHHTLLFTGDWEENFRAIFGRTPFIPTPASMYVCKPSATDPTVAPDGHENVFVLVPIPADPSLGGAGGERIERVADAVIEQLGEWAGIPDLADRIVLRRSYGPADFERDYHSWKGTSLGPAHTLQQSAFFRAGNVSRKVQGLYYAGGSTIPGIGIPMCLISAELVIKRLRRDLSTGPLPVPLRAGRVRENTVT
- a CDS encoding phytoene/squalene synthase family protein, yielding MSRDRDALADYTAAALKSSAVVLRSYSTSFGLASRLFEGSVRRQVESVYALVRVADEIVDGVTSAAGLTPEETRRQLDEFERETERALSSGYSTNLVVHAFAHTARRTGIGTDLTCPFFASMRADLEQAEHTPESFAVYVYGSAEVVGLMCLKCFLDGHAVSAEETARLERGARHLGAAFQKVNFLRDLAEDFESLGRSYFPDVSPANFDEAHKERLLADIEHDLRESRAVLRGLPPSSRRAVALAQELFAELAGRIRATPASELMRTRISVPNTVKLRIAAAVLTGKRGLEPSSPDPSRVEAQ
- a CDS encoding prenyltransferase; translated protein: MKTLSTLLVSSRPLSWVNTAFPFAAAYVLTAGQIDLAWILGTLYFLIPYNLAMYGINDVFDYESDLRNPRKGGVEGAVLDRTMHATTLRAAIATNVPFLVALVLLGGPLSWLVLAISVFAVIAYSAPKLRFKERPFLDSLTSSTHFVSPAVYGLVLAQAEFTPALWALLASFFLWGVASQAFGAVQDVVADRAGGIASIATVTGGRATVRFAIASYLVSGALLLFTPWPGPLASFLVLLYVVNIVPFGSLEDDDAELAHRGWERFLWLNYVTGFFVTMLLIWYAVIR
- the idi gene encoding isopentenyl-diphosphate Delta-isomerase; amino-acid sequence: MNRTAELVVLAADDGTPVGTADKATVHSTSTPLHLAFSTHVYDDDGRILITRRALSKRTWPGVWTNSFCGHPSPGEATEDAVARRADHELGLRLDLVELRLPDFRYRAVDASGVVENEICPVYSARAVSPVNPRADEVMQVQWADPLQLTAAVAAAPWAFSPWLTLQLPLLYPERFPASA
- a CDS encoding lycopene cyclase domain-containing protein; the protein is MGAAYLLFLLVSLGCMMLLDQRLRLFFWDDPRRAAVVLVTGVLFFLVWDLAGIGLGIFYRGATAMTGVMLAPELPLEEPIFLAFLCYLVMNLFLWFRRIIAERNSSPRGARQLSDEPGGQP